Proteins encoded together in one Hymenobacter monticola window:
- a CDS encoding dihydrodipicolinate synthase family protein: MKNASKGFIPVMLTPFQNDGRIDYPALTRLTEMYLKAGAAGLFANCLSSEMFELSAEERLQSIRHVVDVAGGAVPVVATGTFAGALSEQADFVKQVYEAGTEAVIVITGLLAAQDESDVVFNERFHGLLAQTSGVPLGFYECPEPYKRVLTAEQLGQFVATGRVTYHKDTCLDLNQIKAKLAATEGHKFGLYDAYMVHAVESLKAGAAGLSCIQGNFFPELIVWLCQNYDNALLQREVAEVQEFFIRNMGVMHDVYPTVAKYSLKQRGVDISTFTRRKVGNFTGTVRAGVEALYGDYSVLSRQLELALVA; encoded by the coding sequence ATGAAAAACGCATCCAAGGGATTTATCCCCGTTATGCTCACGCCCTTTCAGAACGACGGGCGCATCGACTACCCGGCCCTTACTCGCCTCACGGAGATGTACTTAAAGGCCGGGGCGGCCGGTCTGTTCGCCAATTGCCTGTCCAGTGAGATGTTTGAACTGAGCGCCGAGGAGCGCCTGCAAAGCATCCGCCACGTGGTGGATGTGGCCGGCGGGGCCGTGCCCGTGGTGGCCACCGGCACCTTCGCCGGCGCCCTTTCTGAGCAAGCCGATTTTGTGAAACAGGTGTACGAAGCCGGCACCGAAGCCGTCATTGTCATCACCGGCCTGCTGGCCGCGCAGGACGAATCCGACGTCGTGTTCAACGAGCGTTTTCACGGCCTGCTGGCCCAGACCAGCGGCGTGCCCCTGGGCTTCTACGAGTGCCCCGAGCCATACAAGCGCGTGCTCACGGCCGAGCAGTTGGGCCAGTTCGTGGCCACCGGCCGTGTCACTTACCACAAAGACACCTGTCTCGACCTCAACCAAATCAAAGCCAAGCTTGCCGCTACTGAAGGCCATAAGTTTGGCCTTTATGATGCTTACATGGTGCACGCCGTGGAGTCGCTGAAAGCCGGGGCCGCCGGCCTCTCCTGCATCCAGGGCAACTTCTTTCCTGAGCTCATCGTGTGGCTCTGCCAGAACTACGACAACGCCCTGCTGCAGCGCGAGGTAGCCGAGGTGCAGGAGTTTTTCATCCGGAACATGGGCGTGATGCACGACGTGTACCCCACGGTAGCCAAATACTCACTCAAACAGCGTGGGGTGGACATTTCCACCTTCACCCGTCGCAAGGTGGGCAACTTCACCGGCACCGTGCGCGCTGGCGTGGAGGCCCTGTATGGCGACTACAGCGTCCTAAGCCGGCAGTTGGAGCTTGCGCTGGTGGCGTAA
- a CDS encoding AraC family transcriptional regulator, whose amino-acid sequence MKAHFHKVPVAPQSSFSIRHDVKSYFGTTWHYHPELELVYTIKGEGVRLIGDNISNFSDDEMVLVGANLPHVWRCNEEYFQGNPDKQVEAIVIQFLPECLGRYLFGLPEAYLIPKLFEKAKSGLLITGKAKAKLAPLMRQAVHATDLDRIIIFLSILKVLSETSETQTIASEHHAFKQSNESDVQRINKVCNYTLSNYKKEITLDEIASISNLSVTSFCRYFKLITKKTYYDFLIEIRISQACRQLIEDKLPTEVVCFECGFNNVSNFYRHFKKITKMTPLEYKKKYLHSHKELALAA is encoded by the coding sequence ATGAAAGCCCATTTCCACAAAGTTCCGGTTGCCCCGCAGAGCTCGTTCAGCATTCGCCACGACGTGAAATCGTACTTCGGCACCACCTGGCACTACCACCCCGAGCTGGAGCTGGTGTACACGATTAAAGGCGAAGGCGTGCGTCTGATTGGCGACAACATCAGCAATTTTTCGGACGATGAGATGGTGCTGGTGGGAGCCAACCTGCCGCACGTGTGGCGCTGCAACGAGGAGTATTTCCAGGGCAACCCCGACAAGCAGGTAGAGGCCATCGTGATTCAGTTTTTGCCCGAGTGCCTGGGCCGCTACCTCTTCGGCCTGCCCGAGGCCTACCTTATTCCCAAGCTGTTTGAGAAAGCCAAGAGCGGCCTGCTCATCACCGGCAAGGCCAAGGCCAAGCTGGCGCCCCTCATGCGCCAGGCCGTGCACGCCACCGATTTGGACCGCATCATCATTTTCCTGTCCATCTTGAAAGTGCTGTCTGAAACGTCGGAAACCCAGACTATTGCCTCGGAGCACCACGCCTTCAAGCAGAGCAACGAATCGGACGTGCAGCGCATCAACAAGGTGTGCAACTACACGCTGTCGAACTACAAAAAGGAAATTACGCTCGATGAAATTGCTTCCATCAGCAACCTGAGCGTCACGTCGTTCTGCCGCTATTTCAAGCTCATCACCAAGAAAACCTATTACGACTTCCTCATCGAAATCCGCATCAGCCAGGCCTGCCGGCAGCTGATTGAGGACAAGCTGCCGACGGAGGTGGTCTGCTTCGAATGCGGGTTCAATAACGTGTCTAATTTCTACCGGCACTTCAAGAAAATCACGAAGATGACGCCGTTGGAATACAAGAAGAAATACCTGCACAGCCACAAGGAGCTGGCGCTGGCGGCGTAG
- a CDS encoding sodium:solute symporter, with the protein MSNLRVLDLVIIALYLAAMIAVGAWFARKNDSAEQYSSASGLIPGWAIGMSIYATFLSSNTFLGVPGKAFGTNWNAFVFSISMPLAAWVATRYFVPFYRSTGEISAYTHLEHRFGSWARTYAVACFLLTQLARIGSIFFGIALTLQALTGFSMEWIMLITGSCIIVYTVLGGIEAVIWTEVVQGMVKTFGALLILYLIVTNMPGGISKIVAIGEQQHKFSLGGFSPDFTQSTFWVVLLYGFFINLNNFGVDQNYVQRYHTATSAKQAAKSIWLCVLIYVPASLLFFIIGSALFAYYQVHPELIEAVKLKVAAEKLPLTATAGQIAQAAAALQPSDYGDKVMPHFMVTKIPPGFVGLIVSAILSAAMSTISSGMNASATVFTVDIYQRYFKPQLSVKQTMRSLHVGTVLVGLLGMGVGIAMIGVKSVLDVWWELSGIFAAGMLGLFLLGIISRQTRNAEALTATIIGVLVIVWLTLSPKLPETLAGLRNPLHKSMVIVVGTLTIFLLGLLLTRFRQRRAAPVVPEEVLTQSVH; encoded by the coding sequence ATGAGCAATTTGCGAGTTCTTGACCTTGTTATCATCGCGCTGTATCTGGCGGCCATGATTGCCGTGGGCGCCTGGTTTGCCCGAAAAAACGACAGCGCCGAACAGTATTCCAGCGCCTCCGGCCTGATTCCGGGCTGGGCCATCGGCATGTCCATCTACGCTACCTTTTTGAGTAGCAATACCTTCCTGGGTGTGCCTGGCAAAGCTTTCGGCACCAACTGGAACGCCTTTGTTTTCAGCATCTCCATGCCGCTGGCGGCCTGGGTGGCCACGCGCTACTTCGTGCCGTTCTACCGTAGTACCGGCGAAATATCGGCCTACACGCATCTGGAGCACCGTTTCGGTAGTTGGGCGCGCACCTACGCGGTGGCTTGTTTCCTGCTCACGCAGCTGGCCCGCATCGGGTCCATCTTCTTCGGCATTGCCCTCACGCTGCAGGCCCTCACCGGCTTCTCGATGGAGTGGATTATGCTCATCACTGGCAGCTGCATTATCGTCTACACGGTTCTGGGCGGCATCGAAGCCGTCATCTGGACCGAGGTGGTGCAGGGCATGGTCAAGACCTTCGGCGCGCTGCTGATTCTGTACCTGATTGTGACCAACATGCCGGGCGGCATCTCCAAGATTGTCGCTATCGGCGAGCAGCAGCACAAGTTCAGCCTCGGCGGTTTCTCGCCCGATTTTACCCAGTCTACCTTTTGGGTGGTATTGCTCTACGGCTTCTTTATTAATCTCAATAATTTCGGGGTCGACCAGAACTACGTGCAGCGCTACCACACCGCTACTTCGGCCAAGCAGGCGGCCAAGTCCATCTGGCTCTGCGTGTTAATTTATGTACCGGCCTCGCTGCTGTTCTTCATTATCGGCTCGGCGCTGTTTGCCTACTACCAGGTGCACCCCGAGCTGATTGAGGCCGTGAAGCTGAAAGTGGCCGCCGAAAAATTGCCCCTCACCGCCACGGCCGGCCAGATTGCCCAGGCCGCCGCTGCCCTGCAGCCCTCCGACTACGGCGACAAGGTGATGCCGCATTTTATGGTGACGAAAATCCCGCCCGGCTTCGTTGGCCTCATCGTGTCGGCCATCCTGTCGGCCGCCATGAGCACCATCAGCTCGGGCATGAACGCCTCGGCCACCGTCTTCACCGTCGACATCTACCAGCGCTACTTCAAGCCCCAACTCAGCGTGAAGCAAACCATGCGCAGCCTGCACGTCGGCACCGTGCTGGTGGGCCTGCTGGGCATGGGCGTGGGCATCGCCATGATTGGCGTTAAAAGTGTGCTCGACGTGTGGTGGGAGCTCTCGGGCATCTTCGCGGCCGGCATGCTGGGCTTGTTCCTGCTGGGCATCATCAGCCGCCAGACCCGCAACGCCGAAGCCCTCACCGCCACCATCATCGGCGTGCTGGTCATCGTTTGGCTCACGCTTTCGCCCAAGCTGCCCGAAACCCTGGCTGGCCTGCGCAATCCGCTGCATAAGAGTATGGTCATCGTGGTGGGCACGCTCACCATTTTCCTGCTGGGCCTGCTGCTCACGCGCTTTCGCCAGCGCCGCGCCGCGCCCGTCGTTCCCGAAGAAGTCTTAACCCAGTCCGTCCACTAG